TAATAGTGCACAAGAACACACATTGTGTGCATCTTTTGTTTGATTGTAGCAATGCTACACATTATCAACATTTGCAGAAATGTATATACAAGTATGCATTTTCATTAGACAAGGCTGAAACTGTGAATCACAGTGAAATTGTAGCACATCAGCATTTGCAGAAATGTATGCATATTCATGAGAAACTGTTTATCTCTACTTTGACTCAAAGATCTTGTGGGTTATAGTTCTCTGCAGACTTTGTAAAGCTGTAAAAAAGACTGACAGTATAAAGCTGCTGATATCAATTCCTTTTTCACCCATAGGTTTTTTGCTGTGCCAGTCATGGCTCTAATTGCCAACTTTGGCATCTCTCGCTGGGCCAGGGAAAAGATTGTTAACGGCATCCAACTTGGCATCCATCTCTATGCCCATATCGTCTTCCTGGTAGGATTTTTTCCTGTTGTGTATTGCttacttaatttatttaaacGAATGATTTGATTAACACAACCTGGATGTAACTAATTCTGTCATTCTAGGCCATCACACGTCCGTCAGCAGCCAATAAGAACTTTCCCTACCATGTGCGGACATCACAGATAGGAATCCTTCTCTCCAGTCCTAAAGGCATGGTGGGCACAGAAAGCTTCCCTCATCATGCTTATGGGAATAGCTCCTTCCTGGGAGACTCTCAGCCAAACTTCACAGAGCTCTTCTCCATCCACTCAGTGAGTTTCAGATGCTGTAGATGGGAATGAAAAATCTTATTCAACTATGATTTGAATATAAATTAACCCTTTTTTGATTATAATATATTCAGGCTGGAAAGCTTTTCAAATGATTGAGCCACACTCTTAAAGGgggatttatttattatttaaatatgtttctTGAGGATTATACGATTACAAAACAAATTACTCTGAATAAACATATCATTCACTGACACGATCTGGAACGCCATTAAAAGAAACCATCCACTTAGCTTCTGAAGTCTCCATAGAGACACAAAGCTGTTTAAACTGGACACATCAAAGTGAATGTTTCAGTCTTCCATTTGTCCTGTTGCCGACAGACAAGCATGAAACGGAATGCACATCTGTATTCTTTATctagtgtagacagcgtcagtgattataatgggttattTTGCTTTTGACGCAACGCAACGCTCACAACCAGTGTATGCAAATATCAGCAGTGTAAAGCAATTGAATGCCAGTGGGTGGGGCCTATATTTGCTTGTGTGACATCACAAATCCCACAATATTTGAATGAGCTGTTTCTGGAGCATTTGGAGCTTTTTTCTAATGAGGACATGTTAAACTATGAAACTTACTTGATGTTTTAATGGTACAAAGACCTCTTACCCTCCTATAACACACCCGGCAAAATGCAGCGCGAGCCgcgacgcaagtgtttttttgctaATTTCAGCCCAACGTGGTTATCATTTTTCACATCCTGCACTGCGCTGTTTCAAAAGCAAATGCATTTGTGCCCATTTGTGCGCCCATGGGCGTtctggtctgaaaacaaggtgtgttcagTCGCATTTTTGGCATGTTGCTATTTTGATGCATATAAAATGCAttgcacaatatttttttgttaggTGTGTCCACAACAGAGTGGAGTGTGTGAGTGGAGTGGAGCGGCAGCAATTTCCCCTCCGCGCTCTAAACATTCAATTATCACTCCGCTCCAGGTTCACCATTTCCCACTCCTCGCTCCACTCCTTGCTCACTGTAATCAGAAACACTCTGCAATATCACAAACATTCGGTTTATAACATACATtaaatcaaaaaacaaaacaaaaacaataggAGATAGTTTCAGTGTTGTTTATGGCAAACATTTGGCTTTACCAAGATTAAAAGTTAAACATTGCTGCTTTTGCAGTGCAAATTTTGTTTGGAaagatgaaaatgttttttttttatctatggTTATTTTATCTATGGGTCTCATTACAGATTTCTGCAAATTTAAATACCGATACGGATAAGTGGAAGCAGATGCACTGCAAGATTACATTTGtttgaatgcattagagagagcgtttgtgtgtgtgaataagtgctacctgtttaaaatgttcAGTACATATTCAGTATGTAGAAGGTACAAAAAAATTCCTTGAACTATAACATCCTGCTCTTGTCCATTGCCATCATCATAAACCTATAAATTCTTTCTGATTTGAGTGATCCATCTGAATCAAGCtagttaaatgtgtttaatgtgtgAGTAAAAATACTGTTATATTATAggcagaggtggtaaaagtactcaaaagttatactcgagtgaaagtatatatacctaaataaaaaatgactccagtaaaagtagaaagtcctccattcaaacatcacttgagtgaaagtacaaaagtatcagatttaaacgtactcaagtaccgaaagtaaaaagtaaatattcaaattaactgtaaatatcaataattaagcagataaattattttgggactgatatgcaatgctttaattgaacaaattataAGAAAgtaatgcatggctttgaatacatgaatttacattattacttaatgtaatatgttattagggaattaattatgtcatatttaattaatagcaattcaaatattacttaatctattaatcatagagaatgttcattagttgctgatgcagtaatcattaataaatggtttagttcttcattagtaatacattaactctagattatctgtgcattagttaggcatgaattaatgcatattagtacacctgtattgtaaagtgttaccgatgttttcatagtaaattgtatgccgcaaaataaaaacgtttgggaaacactgagctaacgttagtgtggcaaacctgacttgtcagcttttccaagtctatacccgactggatcatccatgaccATGATcgaccagaccggtttggaaagcaagtgtaataaatacttaaaagtagatgcaaataaaatatactcaagtaaagtacagatccccgaaaaaaatacttaagtaaagtatcaaagcatttttacttgattacttaccacccctgatTATAGGCCGTTGGCATGAATTGTACTCGTGATGGAGTGATGGTAGTGAAGTGCTCTCGGAGCGCATGAAAACATTGACGCTCCGACGCCATTCAAAATCCCCTCACTCCGCTCCCAATCCACTCCGCTCACATACTCTCAACTCGCGTACActttgcttattacacacacagggatacgcagcagcacacaaacatttttaaatattaaaaataaaaggattcctctatGGAGTGTTCAGTGACAGTCTTTCCGCTCACAAAttctgccatgtaaatagcgaatccaccatggtgcaagcctggcttttaaagggaatgggagatgagactctgattggtaaATGTTACCCAttactcattaagagaatagggacatcccttttagaccatgcgccCACCATTTTTCCTATCGTATAACTAGAAAAAGTGGATTTGGACCATGTGCACTTGCACCATGATCTTTAGACCATTCGTTCAGAtagttaaaataacttttttccactataaagaaccttttgtggaaTGGAAATGTTCCATGGGTGTTAAAGGTTCTTCTTGGAAACATAGATACCAATTAAAGTCCCTTAATTTTTAAGACTGTTCAATTGTTATTTCTTACATGTCATGTTTCTCTATTGAGGACCCTGTGAAGACGATAGAAGAGACGGTGGCTCGGAAGGGACAGGAAGTGCAAAGGAACAGCGAGCACAAGATCATCACCACAACGGCAGACCTGTCGTCTACATTCTCCCCTCTTCCTCCTCCCATACCACCACGCAGCTCTGCACACTCTCCCCCTCCTCCTAGATTAACGTCTCACTTCACCGAGTATTTTAGTATGCAAGGGGCCACGGGGATGGGTTCCAATGCCTAGAGCGGGCCGTAGAGGAACGGGCCATGCGGAAACAACTTTCAAACATCTACGAGGTGGAAAAgagttcaatatttcaatagATTAGGTTAAGGCAAGCGTGAAAAAGCAAagccattttcaaaaaagttACCAAACATCCATATCTTTGAATTTGTAAAGAGAAACACAAGCTGCAaaacggagagagagagagagagagagagagagagagagagagagagagagagagagagagagagagagagagagagagagagagagagagagagagagagagagaggcataACCTGCTCACACTGCTCCTAAAAAATAAGAAGCAATAAATATTTCAGTGAGTTGAGAGAGTCACTGGAGAGAGATAATATACAGGCAGTGCAATAGAGTGACAGTAGAAGACGGAGAATCTAGAGTATAGATATTTCAAGCTTAATGTGACAGTAGGATAGCGATGTGTACAGTAACAGTACAGTGAGCtcttgacaatttttttttaatgctttgttCATTTCAAGTGGTGCCgttaatatttgtattacttGCCATTTTAATGCAACAGAACCAAGTATTCATCTCCCGCActcatttgttttttaaatgtttttattttattgacaaatttTGTCTGTAAATTGGAGATAATTTAgggtttatatatttttattcacaTTGAATACAGCTAGACTTTGCAAACTGATGTTAAACTGCAATGGCAAGTTAACTGTGGAACAACTAGGCAGTATTTGTATACCATGCATGTTTGTGCTTTGTCTACATTCTGATATATTCAATGTAATTTTGAGTGTTTTTACAACTAGCAGTCTTAATTTTGTATGCAGTACACACTGTTTATAGCTACAGTATGTAGAGAATATTTAACTTAAGCGGACGATGAATGATGACATCCTCATCTTCGTCCTGGTCTGTATTGCCTATTCCATAATATCAGTTTAATTCAGATAATACAGTGCAGGGGTTTGTGGAGTTCAGATTCAAGTTCAGCAAACTTTGTTATACAGTTGTACATGTATTAACACGCAGCGATTATGAAGCAGATACTCTTATTCTGTCTGTGAAGTGACAGAAGAATCATTCAGTCCACTGGTTTGTTTACTTGAGCATCTGATGAAAATATGGCTCTACTCTTACAGAAACACTTTGTATTGGCTGCATGGAGCACTTTActgtttttaaacacatttcgtTACCATCAGAGACCCTTGAAAATGCAATAGAGTGAATGACAAATGTACAGGTAAAATGGGAAGGTTTTATCTGTAATATGTCCATTATCActgctgtatttgttttagttaaaaaaaaaaaaaaaagattaaaaaaaaagctgtgggtcatatttatgttatatatatatgaacataTCGTATATAATCTCTATCTGAAATTGACCTGTTTTAAATCTAATCCTATAAGTTATGTACATAATGACATATTTATATTcaaaattgttttttaaagagAAGAACCATACTTGAAGAATCATTAAAGACAGGTTCTTGTGgtttaagatttgttttgtattaACAGATGTGTTAGGGCCTGAAACGCTTGATTTGTCAGGAAGCCATCAGAAAAGATTATTCTAAAAGGCTTTGCCATGATTTTTTCCATCTCTTCAGTGAGTGTGCACACCTAGCAGAGAGGAGCGAGCACACTTTTTGAATGTATGATAATAGCACATCACATTCAGGAGCACAGAAAGATTCAGTTAAGCACATTTCTGTTGCACTGTTCATACTGAATGCATTTTAATAGTGTCAAATGACTTGGCAGTGCATACCCTTTTTGCCAAATTAAAATGATCTGTTTTACTACAATGGCTTGTTTGTTCTATTTTGCAGTTGGATTAGCATTGAATAAAGGCAGCTAATTGTAACCATGCTACTCTAAAGTACAAACTCCTTAAACTATTGTCATGGGACTGAAAATCTGTTTATAACCATGTAGTCTCATCCCTTCATTCATTAAAGTGAATCCTAGattttctaatatttttaatcaaaacgTGTCCCTTTTTAATTCTGAGCTTGTTGACCCATGTTGGGATGcaaagagggggaaaaaaacgagAAAATAAAAGCAGGGCGTTGCACCCAAACAAAGATGAGTGCTTTTAAACATGAATAGATTTATCcaaaataatatattggtaCAAACTTCCATCCTGTATTTttaatatgtatgtatatatatatatatatatatatatatatatatatatatatatatatatatatatatatatatatatatatatatatatatatatatatatatagaaatggctatgttaaatatttataaaccCAGATAGTTGACATGTTCTGTAAAATACTATACAAAATTATTATAGGTCTTTTGCATTAACAGAGatatggaatatatatatatattctttaatTTACTTGTCACACAACATGACCATTTAGAATTTATTAAtgaagacaaaactgaaatgctaactgaaaatgttttttttaatcatctgTTTGAGACAGGACCCTAGACATCTTATACAATCATACATGCTGAATTTAcaatattaattaaaacatgTAAGGCATTAACCATATGCACAAAATtaagaacaaaaaaaagtgtatttaatGTATACTGGTTTATTAcatgaaatataatatacaaatgcAATGCAAGATTATAAGTCCTTTTTCTCAGTGACCATTTGAGCTTTTTCTTCTCGGTATCCTTTTAGAAGTTGGTTTACCAAGTTCAGTTCACTGACACGTTTCACGGGGAACAGGGGAGGGAAAGGGTTGCCTTTGTACTCCAGGACAGCCATGGCTGCGCGGTCCAGATTCTCTCTGTTAGGAATACGGGCCATGCGCGTATATCCACCGGTCTGATTCTCAAACCTCACCGATAGAACTTTGAAGAGTTTGGGGATCAAGTCTTTTTCCTGAATGgagaaatataaaaatgtaaaaaatacaaaaatcaaTGTAGATGTGCTTTACACTTGATTGTTAGAAACAATGTTAGAAGAACTTTTAAGCAATGAATGAAAACGTACCGTTAACCAGAAGTCAGCCATTTTCATAGATTTTTCATTAGTATCTCCCTTTTTAGCATAATCAatcaactaaaaaaaaacagaaatgttataagttttaaaaacaaaatcattCACAACAATCATTTTAAAAGATAGATTAAAACcgatttaatgttttaattgtgtTGAACCCGCAAAACTCTTTAAAAGGATTGTTCACCCCCAAAGATTCTGTCATCacttaccctcaagttgttccaaacctgtatgaactGAACacagatgatattttgaagaatgtgggtAACCAAACAACTTATGAGAcctgtttttttccaaaatactatggaagttaTCAAATTTtagtaaaacatatttttcaaaaaaggaaATCCATGCAGGATTTgaacctgagggtgagtaaattatgacaaaactTCCATTTTTGGATGAAATATCCCTTTATCCCTTTCATTTTCCCCTAATtttttaaagagttaaatctACCAGAATTGCACTATTTTGGACAATTTAGCTTAACCTTAATATCATAATAGTTTTATCAATATTTCATAATTGTTCCTTAAATGCCTTGCAACAACAGAAAAAAGTTCATAGTTGAACGGCAACCAGAGCAGAAGAGTGACTTTGAGAATGTAGAAAGTCTACATACAAAACAACCAGAGAATTTACTGTGTacagttacagtaaaaaaaatgttggcatCCATTGCTTCAAAACAGATGAGCTCACCTGTTGCCCTTTTATGCAAAAGCTGTTTGCTAATTGTAAAACTGTGACTGGTGTTTGCCCATGTCATGAGTCAGTGTGCAtatttgaatggcagtgtgttCCTTGTGAAAACAAGGGATTGTCTGCATGAAAATTGTGCCAAATGCAgataattgtgtgtagtgttttgaaaaAGTGTCTTTTAGATCTGCAATTTGAGTGTAATGCAGGAATTGGTTCAGAGGGGTGGTGGAGGAGTTACATGTTGTGGTCATTATGTCACAAGCACTAGTATTTGTGTGTAAacaattgtaaaaaataaattaaaaaaaaataactagccAAATACAGTTAATGTCACTCAATGAAGAATATAAAGCAAGCGGTACAGAAAACCTCTAGCCTACTTCTAACATTACTTGCCTTTTCAGCGTAAAAGCGAACTTCATCGGCTCGGGCTCTCGTTGTCTCTATTCTCTCGTGTCGAACCAGACCAGTGAGTATATTCCGAAGCATGTTGATTCTGGACTCAGTTCCGAGTCCCATCCGACGAGCCACTCGGCCATGGGAAATCAGAGCCCGCAGGGTGAGTCGCATTGCAAGAAGCGATGAAGGACACTAACTCACTCCAGGAAATAAATCCCCTTGGCTACACCTTGTAAAATctattgcaaaaataaatgaaactcAAATCAGCACTGCTGTGACCAGCGACTGCTTCCACTGTATATAAACAAGCGTATCTATTTGATCCAGACAAGTATAAGGTTGTGCGTTCACATGACAGCACAGCCGCAATACATGTGTGATGGTACGTCTGTCTAAAGCATCCGGAATCAAAAACTATACTTGAGTAAGGTTCCGCATGAATGTATTGACAAAAGCATTACATCAAGCACTAGATGAGATTTTACCCCTAAAAAGCTTTATGTCAGTTTTCCCTATCATttttaagtagatctgagttaaatattgattaaattttataatttatgcagaAAAGTTAAAAGTTCTCCCCCGTCTGTGCTTTGGAGTGTCTGATCAGCGATAgatacatataatatataaaatacaattatatagACTAGAATAATttatagaaatatatatttataaatagcTTTAGAGTAGGAGTTTCAGTTTCTTGCTGCACTGTAGCTGATTTACATCAAATCCAGTGAAGCATGCATGAACCAGAAGCACAAAAAAGAgttattttgtttgtgtgtgtgtgtgtgtgtgtgtgtgtgtgtgtgtggggggggggggggggggggtatattTGGCACGCAATAAAATGTATACCGAAATAGTAAATTGTCTTCAGCCATCATTTGTAgaaaatatgatttatatatattttaaaatgttatacaaTTTTTCAGCTCATAGACAGGAGATGAAAATTATCTATTGTTGCTTAAAGTGgcacatttatattaatatttatattaatataacacTTGGTAATGTGTGTTGTTCTTGatgcataaataaaaa
This DNA window, taken from Pseudorasbora parva isolate DD20220531a chromosome 7, ASM2467924v1, whole genome shotgun sequence, encodes the following:
- the mrpl17 gene encoding 39S ribosomal protein L17, mitochondrial, with translation MRLTLRALISHGRVARRMGLGTESRINMLRNILTGLVRHERIETTRARADEVRFYAEKLIDYAKKGDTNEKSMKMADFWLTEKDLIPKLFKVLSVRFENQTGGYTRMARIPNRENLDRAAMAVLEYKGNPFPPLFPVKRVSELNLVNQLLKGYREEKAQMVTEKKDL